Proteins from a genomic interval of Flammeovirgaceae bacterium SG7u.111:
- a CDS encoding two-component regulator propeller domain-containing protein: protein MKPINSNSWRRIVVFLNLCLCLPVQAQVQNRLRFEHYSTKQGLTQNTITSILQDHQGFLWIGTVDGLNRFDGDHFQQFTKVVGDSTTLGNNVILAIFEDSQQHLMVGTSDALYVFDRINEHFSKYQIGSGGKVLSIAELDGEVWVGASQGLYLFDVNSGTFHRKRIPKNYIGEDQPDTKIAHGELLTAGKNSISVVCPDVERKGIWLGTGANGFLFYNPQSDIFTQHPFGNDALGNIGGEIVFDIKLDKEGRLWVATEKGLVFYSPTECTWQVFDEKSGHLSSNLIYSLYIDSEGVLWAGTGGEGLFRYDVSSNSFIQFKKDVSEISSLSGNDIYGIYETKEGVHWVGTYNGGLDKYDPSSHKFLHFVSLFEEGNSLSSNVLRKIYEEGNFLWVATVDAGLNRVNQKTGEVITFFDGKNGSEKLNINAVTSDLEGNIWAGSAVSGLYKIEITEMVGKERFEITHFEGMLGAKDKLGSNELMDLKTDSKGMVWCATYGGLCRLNPRTEEFENFIPNNKEIDSFPNYLRTLCLDEDSLVWAGTYNGGLLKFDISTQQFITYQSDQGDVNSLSSNIINTLHLDEDGVLWIGTSEGGLNKLNPRTGEFRYYTRRQGLANNYIYGILEDDHQHLWISTNKGISRFNKEDESFVNFDEKDGLQSNEFNIASYFKNKNGIMYFGGVNGYNKFHPDSVSLNKKAPDIAFTGLKILNKEVPIGTGVIDKSIIESPHVYLNYTDYMFSLNLSALYYSNSEECELAYMLEGFDQAWINIGKNRTVTFTNLNPGDYTLKVKSANSDGIWNEAGLSLPITIVPPWWKTTMFKVLLPFFLAFLLFSIIYLRVNLLKKQKINLEKEVMKRNSEILKKNKKITIQNKELQAIQKELQTQSEELQAQQEELKLQNDELIAILGKLKQTQSQLVHSEKMASLGLLTAGIAHEINNPINFIKSGIVGLEPIIQNISMLLEKYRSISKENFDAKMEEIEILNSELKMDKMLDMAKKVTKNIVTGANRTADIVKSLRTFSRIDSEKLEMYDVRQGLEVTLMLIDHLVKDKIQVIKFYELVPEVECTSSKINQVFMNLLVNAAQATEDKSNGEIIITVRKVNKFVEICIKDNGSGMPEEVKYKMFDPFFTTKEVGKGTGLGLSIVKGIIDDHKGEVEVHSLLGEGTEIVVKLPISQNSYS, encoded by the coding sequence ATGAAACCAATTAATAGTAATTCTTGGCGAAGAATAGTGGTATTTTTGAACTTGTGCTTGTGCTTACCAGTACAAGCACAAGTTCAAAATAGACTGCGATTTGAACATTATTCTACCAAGCAAGGTCTTACTCAAAATACAATTACCTCCATTTTACAAGACCACCAGGGTTTCCTGTGGATAGGAACTGTGGATGGCCTCAACCGTTTTGATGGAGACCATTTCCAGCAATTTACCAAAGTAGTAGGTGACTCAACTACCCTAGGTAACAATGTAATATTAGCTATTTTTGAGGATAGTCAGCAGCATCTAATGGTTGGGACTTCAGATGCGTTATACGTTTTTGACAGGATCAACGAGCATTTTTCCAAGTACCAAATAGGTTCGGGCGGCAAGGTGTTGAGCATTGCGGAGTTGGATGGGGAAGTGTGGGTGGGCGCATCTCAAGGTTTATATTTGTTTGATGTTAATTCAGGAACTTTTCATCGTAAGAGAATTCCAAAAAACTATATTGGTGAAGATCAACCAGACACGAAAATAGCTCATGGAGAATTATTAACGGCTGGGAAAAACAGTATAAGTGTGGTCTGCCCAGATGTGGAAAGAAAAGGTATTTGGTTAGGGACTGGTGCAAATGGTTTTCTTTTTTACAATCCTCAATCAGATATCTTCACCCAACATCCTTTTGGTAATGATGCTTTGGGAAATATAGGAGGGGAAATTGTTTTCGATATCAAACTAGACAAGGAAGGGAGGCTTTGGGTTGCTACAGAAAAAGGATTGGTTTTCTATTCGCCAACTGAGTGTACTTGGCAGGTTTTTGACGAAAAGAGTGGTCATTTATCTTCTAATCTGATCTATTCTTTATATATAGATTCAGAAGGGGTTTTGTGGGCTGGAACTGGCGGCGAAGGATTGTTTAGGTATGACGTAAGCAGCAATTCTTTTATCCAATTTAAAAAGGATGTATCCGAAATATCTAGTTTGAGCGGCAATGATATTTATGGTATATATGAAACAAAAGAAGGCGTACATTGGGTGGGGACGTATAACGGAGGTCTCGACAAATACGATCCATCTTCCCACAAGTTCCTTCACTTTGTAAGCTTATTTGAGGAGGGAAATTCGCTAAGTAGTAATGTGCTAAGGAAAATTTACGAAGAAGGAAATTTTCTTTGGGTAGCAACGGTAGATGCAGGGCTGAATAGGGTAAATCAGAAAACAGGAGAGGTGATTACTTTTTTTGATGGGAAAAATGGTTCCGAAAAACTTAATATTAATGCCGTCACGAGTGATCTTGAAGGGAATATATGGGCGGGTAGTGCTGTTTCAGGCTTGTATAAGATTGAAATAACAGAGATGGTGGGTAAGGAACGGTTTGAAATCACTCATTTTGAGGGGATGCTTGGGGCGAAAGATAAGCTGGGAAGCAATGAATTGATGGATTTGAAAACGGATAGTAAAGGAATGGTTTGGTGTGCCACTTACGGAGGGCTTTGTAGGTTGAATCCTCGTACTGAAGAGTTTGAAAATTTCATTCCTAACAATAAAGAAATAGATAGTTTTCCAAATTACTTACGCACGCTCTGCTTAGACGAAGATAGCCTTGTGTGGGCTGGCACATACAATGGCGGTCTTTTGAAGTTTGATATTTCTACCCAGCAGTTTATTACTTACCAAAGTGATCAGGGCGATGTGAATTCACTATCTTCCAATATTATAAATACCCTTCATTTGGATGAAGATGGGGTACTTTGGATAGGTACATCTGAAGGTGGTCTTAATAAATTAAACCCTAGAACAGGTGAATTTCGGTATTATACGCGGAGACAGGGTCTTGCCAATAATTATATCTATGGGATTTTGGAAGATGATCACCAGCATCTTTGGATAAGTACGAACAAGGGTATTTCCCGCTTCAATAAGGAAGATGAGTCTTTTGTGAACTTCGATGAAAAAGATGGACTACAGAGTAATGAGTTTAACATCGCTTCTTATTTTAAAAACAAGAATGGGATAATGTACTTTGGTGGAGTTAATGGCTATAACAAGTTTCACCCAGACAGTGTTTCTCTTAATAAAAAGGCTCCGGATATAGCTTTTACAGGTTTAAAAATATTGAATAAAGAAGTTCCTATTGGTACTGGGGTGATCGATAAAAGTATCATAGAGAGTCCTCATGTGTATTTGAATTACACAGATTATATGTTTTCCCTGAATTTATCCGCATTATATTATAGCAATTCAGAAGAATGTGAGCTTGCTTACATGCTTGAGGGCTTTGACCAAGCTTGGATCAATATTGGTAAAAATAGGACGGTGACCTTTACCAACCTCAATCCAGGCGATTATACCCTAAAGGTGAAATCGGCTAATAGCGATGGGATATGGAACGAAGCGGGCTTGAGCTTACCAATTACTATTGTGCCCCCATGGTGGAAAACCACTATGTTTAAAGTACTTCTTCCCTTCTTTTTGGCATTTCTGCTTTTTAGCATTATTTATTTGAGGGTGAATTTGCTGAAAAAGCAAAAAATAAACCTAGAGAAAGAGGTGATGAAGAGGAATAGTGAAATTTTAAAAAAAAATAAAAAAATCACAATCCAAAATAAAGAGCTTCAAGCTATTCAAAAAGAATTACAGACGCAATCGGAGGAACTCCAAGCCCAGCAGGAGGAATTAAAGTTGCAAAATGATGAATTGATCGCGATCCTTGGGAAACTCAAACAGACGCAGAGCCAACTAGTACACTCAGAAAAGATGGCTTCTTTGGGCTTGCTTACTGCGGGTATTGCACATGAGATTAACAATCCCATCAATTTCATAAAATCAGGAATTGTTGGATTAGAGCCAATAATCCAAAATATTTCCATGCTCCTTGAAAAATACCGAAGCATCAGCAAAGAGAATTTTGATGCTAAGATGGAAGAGATAGAAATCCTTAATAGTGAGCTAAAAATGGATAAAATGTTAGATATGGCTAAAAAGGTCACTAAAAACATTGTAACTGGAGCCAATAGAACTGCCGATATTGTAAAAAGTTTACGGACTTTTTCAAGGATTGATTCGGAAAAACTAGAGATGTACGATGTGCGACAAGGCTTGGAAGTGACGCTTATGCTTATTGACCATTTGGTGAAAGATAAAATTCAAGTTATTAAGTTTTACGAGCTAGTTCCTGAAGTAGAATGCACTTCTAGTAAAATCAATCAAGTATTTATGAACTTGTTGGTAAATGCCGCACAGGCTACCGAAGACAAGTCTAATGGTGAGATTATTATTACGGTGAGGAAAGTCAATAAGTTTGTGGAGATTTGTATTAAAGATAATGGTTCTGGGATGCCTGAGGAGGTCAAATACAAAATGTTTGATCCCTTTTTTACAACCAAAGAAGTAGGTAAGGGCACAGGATTGGGGCTTTCGATAGTGAAGGGTATTATAGATGATCATAAAGGCGAAGTGGAAGTACATAGTCTGTTGGGAGAAGGAACGGAAATAGTTGTTAAGTTGCCCATCAGCCAAAATTCCTATTCCTGA
- the kdsB gene encoding 3-deoxy-manno-octulosonate cytidylyltransferase produces MERQEATKFVGIIPARYGSTRLDGKPLRMIHGKSMIQRVYEQASKALEHVFVATDDERIIREVESFGGNAIMTSATHNTGTNRCMEAAEIIRSEKNIDFEVVINVQGDEPMLEPDQVRDIMACFEGGSPEMATLVISVSHTEDLFNQSEVFVTYDNDGYALYFSRATIPYLRDIPKEEWLKHATFYKHLGMYAYTFDALKDFAAMKQTDLEKKESLEQLRWLENGRKMKIGITEHDSIPVDTKEDLERVIGIIKEREG; encoded by the coding sequence TTGGAAAGACAAGAAGCGACGAAATTTGTGGGGATCATTCCCGCCCGGTATGGATCTACCCGCCTCGACGGCAAACCTTTGCGAATGATTCATGGGAAATCGATGATCCAACGTGTGTATGAGCAGGCCTCGAAAGCCTTGGAACACGTGTTTGTGGCCACAGACGATGAGCGGATTATCCGTGAGGTGGAAAGTTTTGGTGGCAATGCGATCATGACTTCTGCCACTCATAATACGGGTACAAACCGCTGTATGGAAGCAGCCGAGATTATCCGCAGCGAGAAGAATATCGATTTTGAGGTGGTGATAAATGTACAAGGAGACGAGCCAATGCTAGAGCCAGACCAAGTGCGGGATATCATGGCTTGTTTTGAAGGAGGTTCGCCCGAAATGGCCACCTTGGTGATTTCCGTTTCACATACAGAAGACCTTTTTAACCAAAGTGAAGTGTTTGTAACCTATGACAATGATGGATATGCACTTTATTTTAGCAGAGCTACTATTCCCTACTTAAGGGATATCCCAAAAGAAGAATGGCTGAAACATGCAACGTTTTACAAGCACTTGGGCATGTATGCTTATACATTCGATGCCCTGAAAGACTTTGCTGCCATGAAACAAACTGATTTGGAGAAAAAGGAATCGCTGGAGCAGCTTAGATGGTTGGAAAATGGTAGAAAGATGAAAATAGGAATCACCGAGCATGATAGCATTCCGGTAGATACAAAAGAGGACCTGGAAAGGGTTATTGGTATCATCAAAGAGCGGGAAGGTTGA
- the kdsA gene encoding 3-deoxy-8-phosphooctulonate synthase, producing the protein MEKKIVKVGDISCGADELFLISGPCVIEEESIMMKTAEAIKEVTEKLNIPVIYKASFTKDNRSSLSYYRGPGLEEGLRILQKVKDEFGFPIISDIHYPSQAAPAGEVLDVIQIPAYLCMQSELLTAAAKTGKVINIKHGQFLAPENMIKPTMKVVDSGNDQVILTERGYTFGYNDLIVDPRSFYHMNQTGYPVVFDITHSIRKYGIPSADPKGGNREFLPTIARSGVAAGVDGIFVEAHPEPAKALCDAASQLPLTELEEFLKPLLEIHNVTRKYTK; encoded by the coding sequence ATGGAAAAAAAGATAGTCAAAGTTGGAGATATTTCATGTGGTGCCGATGAGTTGTTTTTAATCTCAGGTCCCTGCGTGATAGAGGAAGAGTCGATCATGATGAAAACAGCGGAAGCGATCAAAGAAGTGACCGAAAAACTGAACATTCCTGTGATCTACAAAGCGTCTTTCACAAAAGACAACAGAAGCTCACTTTCTTACTATAGAGGGCCAGGCTTGGAAGAAGGCTTGCGCATTCTTCAAAAAGTAAAAGATGAGTTTGGTTTTCCCATCATTTCCGATATTCATTACCCTTCTCAGGCTGCACCTGCGGGTGAAGTTTTGGATGTAATCCAAATACCTGCCTACTTGTGTATGCAGTCTGAATTGTTGACTGCTGCTGCAAAAACTGGCAAGGTGATCAACATCAAACACGGTCAGTTCCTTGCTCCTGAGAACATGATAAAGCCAACCATGAAAGTGGTAGACAGTGGCAACGATCAGGTGATCTTAACAGAGCGTGGTTACACATTTGGTTACAACGACCTTATAGTTGACCCAAGAAGTTTCTACCACATGAACCAAACGGGCTATCCTGTTGTATTTGACATCACGCACTCTATCAGGAAATACGGCATCCCAAGTGCCGATCCTAAAGGTGGTAACCGTGAGTTTTTGCCAACTATCGCTCGCTCAGGTGTAGCGGCTGGGGTAGATGGAATCTTTGTAGAAGCTCACCCTGAGCCGGCAAAAGCGCTTTGCGATGCAGCTAGCCAGTTGCCTTTGACAGAGCTAGAAGAGTTCTTGAAGCCTTTGTTGGAAATCCACAACGTAACAAGGAAGTACACAAAGTAA
- a CDS encoding transaldolase family protein: protein MELYLDSADLNEIEEAFKLGYLAGLTTTPTFMHRHGVTDIDGMILKLADMVPILQVEALGKTADEIVAEAERLVSIGCDPKKTVFKIPISIEGTMACKRLIDKGMMVNIHLVYTLQQAYMAMAAGATYVCPLVGRLQDQGHDALELVEQCVEAVNYYGYNTKIMFSSVRYPEHIRNAMKVGVHTITVPWKVMKMLTENNFTKLGTDQFFEHTRLMTVKVKDAISDVNPVVSKETSITEALVKMTEYGFGCVTVLDGDKAIGVFTDGQLRRLIQEGGEGAISKTLGDLEYRSPIFVEGEELLFEASKLFKEYEVDTLMVTEQGKPVGMLDIQDLNKY from the coding sequence ATGGAATTATATCTTGATTCGGCTGATCTTAACGAAATAGAAGAAGCGTTCAAACTTGGCTACTTGGCCGGGCTTACCACTACCCCTACATTCATGCACCGTCACGGTGTAACTGATATCGATGGCATGATTTTGAAATTGGCTGATATGGTGCCAATTCTTCAAGTTGAAGCCTTGGGCAAAACGGCTGACGAAATCGTAGCTGAAGCTGAAAGATTGGTGAGCATTGGATGTGACCCTAAGAAAACCGTTTTCAAAATTCCTATTTCTATCGAAGGAACAATGGCTTGTAAGCGATTGATCGATAAGGGAATGATGGTAAATATTCACTTGGTTTATACTTTGCAACAAGCGTACATGGCAATGGCTGCTGGTGCAACGTATGTTTGCCCATTGGTTGGTCGTTTGCAAGACCAAGGCCACGATGCACTTGAGCTAGTTGAGCAGTGCGTAGAGGCAGTGAACTACTACGGTTACAACACCAAAATCATGTTCTCTTCAGTGCGTTACCCTGAGCACATCAGAAATGCAATGAAAGTTGGTGTTCACACCATCACTGTGCCTTGGAAAGTAATGAAGATGTTGACTGAAAACAACTTTACCAAATTGGGTACTGATCAGTTCTTTGAACATACCCGCCTTATGACTGTAAAGGTGAAAGATGCGATAAGTGATGTGAACCCAGTGGTTAGCAAAGAAACTTCTATCACTGAAGCGTTGGTGAAAATGACCGAGTACGGATTCGGTTGTGTAACTGTATTGGATGGCGATAAAGCAATTGGTGTATTTACCGATGGCCAGCTTCGTAGGTTGATCCAAGAAGGTGGCGAAGGCGCTATCAGCAAAACATTGGGCGATTTGGAATACAGAAGCCCTATTTTTGTAGAAGGCGAAGAGCTGTTGTTCGAAGCTTCTAAACTATTTAAAGAGTACGAAGTTGATACCTTGATGGTAACCGAGCAAGGAAAGCCAGTAGGTATGCTTGATATCCAAGATTTGAACAAATACTAA
- a CDS encoding phosphatase: MIQKIIGIYQQSGGVFTASPDLFMEKFAKIKGFIFDWDGVFNAGRKSEATHSDFSEVDSMGTNLLRFAMWLKEEKKQAPFAVITGARNRVAYHVAKREHFDSVYYSIKFKIDAAKHFAQTHGLELDEIAFVFDDVLDLNLAAEAGLRFFIKRKANPLFNAYVEEKGFADYIAGREGDKFAVREITELCLGLNGYFETVVQKRMEYHGDYKNYLTERNEKATKFFTTKDDVIVDGEG, translated from the coding sequence ATGATTCAAAAAATCATAGGGATATATCAACAATCAGGAGGTGTCTTTACGGCATCTCCTGATTTGTTTATGGAGAAATTTGCCAAGATCAAAGGGTTTATCTTCGACTGGGACGGGGTGTTTAATGCAGGTAGGAAAAGTGAAGCAACTCACAGTGATTTTAGTGAAGTGGACTCGATGGGCACGAACCTTTTACGCTTCGCTATGTGGCTGAAAGAGGAGAAAAAACAGGCGCCGTTTGCTGTTATCACTGGTGCACGAAATAGGGTTGCCTATCACGTTGCCAAACGAGAGCATTTCGATTCGGTGTATTACAGCATTAAGTTTAAAATTGATGCAGCAAAGCATTTTGCCCAAACCCATGGCTTAGAGCTTGATGAAATAGCTTTTGTGTTTGACGATGTGCTTGATCTTAATTTGGCTGCCGAAGCTGGGCTGCGCTTCTTTATCAAAAGAAAGGCAAATCCGCTTTTCAATGCCTATGTAGAAGAAAAGGGTTTTGCCGATTATATAGCTGGTAGAGAAGGAGATAAGTTTGCCGTGAGGGAAATTACCGAGCTTTGCCTTGGGCTCAACGGTTACTTTGAAACCGTAGTCCAAAAGCGTATGGAATACCATGGCGATTATAAAAACTACCTCACCGAAAGGAACGAAAAAGCAACGAAATTCTTCACCACGAAGGACGATGTAATAGTGGACGGTGAAGGCTGA
- a CDS encoding bifunctional alpha,alpha-trehalose-phosphate synthase (UDP-forming)/trehalose-phosphatase produces the protein MEKPKALIIFYHHLRTNIIFMSKRTLIVSNRLPVTVHEDEGEFSFKPSAGGLATGLSSVYKQGENLWLGWPGIYDVVESQKTEVAQKLKNDNMAPVYLTPEDIEDYYEGFSNKTLWPLFHYFTEFAIYDDYLWEAYVKVNEKFRNEILKHASDGDVIWIHDYQLLLLPSMVREKLPNATIGFFQHIPFPSYEIFRLLPWREQILEGMLGSDLLGFHTYDDMRHFLSSANRVLGYGSTMGKIKINNRLIAVDAFPMGIDYEKFSNATHAPETIDKLKQYFQIFSSKKVMLSIDRLDYTKGIKQRLHAFDMFLEKYPQYQGKVTLILLVVPSRVQVDQYQHLKEEIDTMVGRINGKHSLLDWQPIHYFYRSFSFHDLSALYSCADVALITPLRDGMNLVCKEFIASKRDKRGVLILSEMAGAAKELSESILINPNDVNQLVDAMAQALEMPEAEQIARNEEMQHKVKRYNVHRWVEVFMEQLDEVKVEQEKLNMKLVTGKTADKIVNAYKSSKKRILFLDYDGTLKAFAADPKSVSPDEELLEILTNLTKDPQNKVVIISGRDKSTLHDWVSHLNLDIIAEHGVWLKESGKEWDMIDTLDQSWKDQIRHILELYVDRTPGSFIEDKDYSLVWHYRKADTDFGDLRARELLSNLNYLITNMDLQTMEGNKVIEIKSRVVNKGRAASKWLAKDNWDFVMALGDDVTDEDTFKAMPENAFSIKVGLTVSAALLNIRSTEEVRKLLKSLYS, from the coding sequence ATGGAAAAACCAAAGGCGCTCATTATTTTTTATCATCATTTGAGAACCAATATCATTTTTATGTCAAAAAGAACATTAATAGTTTCTAACCGATTACCAGTTACCGTGCACGAAGACGAAGGCGAGTTTAGCTTTAAACCAAGTGCTGGGGGGTTGGCTACTGGACTTAGCTCTGTTTATAAGCAAGGTGAAAACCTTTGGCTCGGCTGGCCGGGAATTTACGATGTGGTAGAATCTCAGAAGACGGAAGTTGCTCAAAAGTTAAAGAATGACAACATGGCGCCAGTGTACCTGACGCCAGAAGATATTGAAGATTATTACGAAGGGTTTAGCAACAAAACGCTCTGGCCGCTATTCCACTACTTTACTGAATTTGCCATCTACGACGACTACCTCTGGGAAGCCTACGTGAAGGTAAACGAGAAGTTTAGGAACGAAATATTGAAACACGCCTCGGACGGAGATGTGATCTGGATCCACGATTACCAACTGCTCTTGCTCCCCAGCATGGTGAGGGAAAAATTACCCAACGCCACCATCGGATTCTTCCAACATATCCCTTTCCCTTCTTACGAGATTTTCAGGCTCTTACCTTGGCGAGAACAAATTTTGGAGGGAATGCTTGGTTCGGATTTGCTAGGTTTCCACACCTACGACGACATGCGCCACTTCCTTAGCTCCGCCAACAGAGTATTGGGCTATGGCAGCACTATGGGTAAAATCAAGATCAACAACAGGCTGATTGCCGTAGATGCGTTCCCTATGGGCATTGATTACGAGAAGTTCTCGAATGCTACCCATGCTCCCGAGACCATCGACAAGCTAAAGCAGTATTTCCAGATTTTCTCTTCCAAAAAAGTGATGCTATCCATAGACCGCTTGGACTACACCAAGGGCATCAAGCAAAGGTTGCACGCCTTCGATATGTTTTTGGAAAAATATCCTCAATACCAAGGGAAGGTTACACTTATTTTGCTAGTAGTTCCTTCAAGGGTTCAGGTAGACCAATACCAACACCTCAAAGAAGAGATTGATACGATGGTAGGCAGGATCAACGGAAAACATAGTTTGCTTGACTGGCAACCTATCCACTATTTCTACCGCTCTTTCTCTTTCCACGACCTTTCTGCACTTTATAGCTGCGCAGATGTAGCGCTCATCACCCCACTTCGCGATGGGATGAACCTTGTCTGCAAAGAGTTTATAGCCAGCAAGCGAGACAAGCGAGGCGTGTTGATTTTGAGTGAAATGGCAGGGGCTGCCAAAGAGCTTTCGGAGTCAATTCTCATCAACCCGAACGATGTGAACCAGTTGGTAGATGCAATGGCGCAAGCCTTGGAAATGCCCGAAGCGGAGCAAATTGCCCGAAACGAGGAAATGCAACATAAGGTAAAACGCTATAATGTGCACCGCTGGGTAGAAGTATTTATGGAACAACTGGATGAAGTAAAAGTTGAACAAGAAAAATTGAACATGAAATTAGTTACTGGAAAAACAGCTGACAAAATTGTGAATGCTTATAAAAGCTCCAAAAAGAGGATCTTGTTTTTGGATTACGATGGCACACTCAAAGCATTTGCCGCCGACCCAAAATCGGTTAGTCCCGATGAAGAGCTTTTAGAAATATTGACCAACCTTACCAAAGACCCACAAAACAAGGTGGTGATCATAAGCGGAAGGGACAAAAGTACGCTCCACGATTGGGTTTCCCACCTCAACTTAGACATCATAGCAGAGCACGGGGTTTGGCTCAAAGAAAGCGGTAAAGAATGGGATATGATTGACACGTTGGATCAGTCGTGGAAAGACCAGATCAGGCATATTTTGGAGCTATATGTGGACAGGACACCTGGCTCGTTCATCGAGGACAAGGACTATTCGCTGGTATGGCACTACCGCAAAGCTGATACGGACTTTGGCGATTTGAGGGCGAGGGAATTACTATCGAACCTTAATTACCTCATTACCAACATGGACTTGCAAACCATGGAAGGGAACAAAGTAATAGAAATAAAAAGCCGAGTGGTGAACAAAGGTAGAGCGGCAAGCAAGTGGCTCGCAAAAGACAACTGGGATTTTGTAATGGCTCTTGGCGACGATGTGACAGATGAAGATACCTTCAAAGCCATGCCCGAAAATGCTTTCAGCATAAAAGTTGGCTTAACCGTTTCGGCAGCACTTCTTAATATTCGTTCTACCGAAGAAGTGAGGAAATTACTGAAGAGTTTGTATTCTTAA